The genomic interval GCTGCTGATCCTCGCCGGATATGGCTGGGGCATCCGCGTCTCGGCCCACCGCTCGCCGCTATCGCTGGCCTGGATGCTGGTCCTGACGTTGGGGGCGAGCGTGCTGGGGCTGGCCCTGACGATAGAAGCGTTTCTGGACCATCAGGACGGCCCGCTGGTGACGGGTGCGGTGGGGGCGCTGGGGGCGGCGGCGCTGGCGGTGTTCACGGCGCGGGAATAGGGAAGGGAGCAGGACGCTTACCGGGGCCGGTTGTGTCCACGCTCTCCCTGGGAGAACTCCACCCGGAAGCCGTCGGGGTCGCGCAGGACCATCACCCGTTCCCAGGGGCGGTCGTGAGGAGGTTTTTCCACGGCGATCTCCGACGCCTGCATCCAGGCGTACAGCCCGTCCAGGTCCTCGGTGCTCAGCTCCACATGAATGCCGTCGCGGACCCTGGGTGCGTCCTCGC from Deinococcus budaensis carries:
- a CDS encoding VOC family protein, which translates into the protein MTNPESPAPVRMDGLSLPVANVPASVAFYTRLGFTVELTDPSGQGFALLRIGGGTVGLQRRKGEDAPRVRDGIHVELSTEDLDGLYAWMQASEIAVEKPPHDRPWERVMVLRDPDGFRVEFSQGERGHNRPR